The following DNA comes from Diceros bicornis minor isolate mBicDic1 chromosome 7, mDicBic1.mat.cur, whole genome shotgun sequence.
tagatagttgcatgtcatagttgcacatccttctagttgctgtatgtgggacgcggcctcagcatggcccgagaagcggtgcgtaggtgcgcggccgggatccgaacccgggccgccagtagcggagcacgtgcacttaaccgctaagccacggggccggccccagaaaggtctcttttaaaatgaaattatgtcTAGTAAATTTAGAACagattcaaattccagctctgatcTTTGAGCTGTGGCAATATTCTTGAGCCTgaaattcccttccttttctgaAAAGTTGATGATGACAATCCCCACTGGCCTTTGTTGGCAGAAGAAATGAATGTCATAAGTAACATTTTTACATCAGTGACTAAATTTtgagaaagtgctttaaaaaggaTACTTTCTTGATCTTATTTCACTGTGACAGTAATTCAGCAACACATCAATTTCTTTTACTAGCTCAAACTTCACTATTTCGTTGAGTTCCGGTTTTggctatctttttccatcccctcTATCTTCCATGTAGCTGCCAGATAAATATATTCAAACTGCTTTCCTATATTCATGGCTGACCACTTTTCCTAACATGATGAAGTCCATACTCCTTAATTTATATTTAGAGCCAATCTACTTTTGTTGACATTATTTTCTCAATTGTTCCTAATTGGCAAAGTCACAACATCATAGAGCTGAAAACTGCTTTAAACATCTTTTGCATTTGAGTGTCAAACATTTCTCCTTAAACTCCCAAATGACTTCACTCCATTCATTActaggaacttcctcaacctgctgAATCCTACTCTATTTTCAGGTCTAAGTTCAGATATGAAGTCATTCTTAAGACCATTACACATGTGAACAGTGAGAATTACTTCTATAgtgtttccatttaaatttttttaactaatatttccacttaatcatttaattttaattagttatATAAATGTCTATATTATTTATGAGCTTAAGACCTCCTTCAGTAAACAAACCATACGTTATTCACATTTAGTATCGTAGTTCCTGGCACCCTCAGAATGGATAGAATCATGTAGGTATGAAAAGCCCCTGGTGACAGCAAAGAAAGTATTAGAATAGAATCTGAATTTTCCTCTCTGTCTGTGAATAGGAGGTGAGGTCCCAGGTCATCTGCTCCAGGCATGGCTTCCTTAAACCACACAGGTGTTAGCCACACAGTCTTCCGCTTGCTGGGCATCCCTGGCCTTGAGGACCAGCACAGGTGGATTTCCATTCCCTTCTTCATTTCCTATCTCATCGCCCTGCTTGGGAACAGCCTGCTCATCTTCATCATCCTCACAAAGCGCAGCCTCCATGAACCCATGTACCTCTTCCTCTGCATGCTGGCTGGAGCAGATGTTGTGCTCTCCACATGCACAGTGCCTCAGGCCTTGGCCATCTTCTGGTTCCATGCTGGGGAGATCTCCCTGGATTGCTGCATTACTCAgctcttcttcatccattccaCTTTCATCTCTGAGTCTGGGATCTTGTTGGTGATGGCATTTGACCGCTACATTGCTGTATGCTACCCACTGAGATACACCACTATTCTTACACATGCACTGATTGGGAAAATCGGTGTTATAATCTTTCTGAGAAGTTATGGTACAATTTTCCCCACAATATTTCTTCTGAAAAGACTGACTTTCTGCAAAAGTAATATCCTCCCAAACACTGCTTGTAAGCACATTGTCTTGGCCCATGTTTCCTGTGATGACATACAAGTAAACATCTGGTACGGGCTTTTTGTCCTAATGTCAACAGTGGTCTTAGATATTGTGCTAATCTTTTTTTCATATGTGTTGATTCTCCATGCTGTCTTCCACATTCCATCCCAAGATGCTCACTACAAAACTCTCAATACTTGTGGCTCCCATGTCTGTGTCATCATCCTCTTTTATGGGCCTGGTATCTTTACAACTCTTACTCAAAGGTTTGGACACCACATTGTACCCCATATCGATGTCCTGCTGGCCAATGTCTGCATTCTGGCTCCTCCTATGCTAAATCCCATCATTTATGGGATCAAGACCAAACAGATCCAGGACCAGGTGGTTTATGTGTTGTTTACAAAGCAGAAATAACTTTGACGTTGGAAgctgaaatacttttttttttttttttttagcaattctATCTATGTGTGAAGTGAGCTTTAGCATCTGTATATAACAGCAGGTGACATGCTAGTCAAATGATTCCAGATGTTGGTGTTTCCAGTGAAATTGCACCAGTGAGGTATTGGTGCATCATGATTCTTCCAAAGCCTGTAATCTGCCATTAAATATCAGTGTCTTTGGGGCATTAGTTAGATTTCTCACCCATAGGATTGAGAACTAGATCAGGCTACCTTTCTAAGTCTCGCTTACTTCTATGACCCCGGACTGGAGAATTCAATGAGATGAATCTTTGACAGTGATTTTTCCTGGCAATTTGCAGAACTATTCTTTCCTAGAGT
Coding sequences within:
- the LOC131407957 gene encoding olfactory receptor 52B4-like yields the protein MASLNHTGVSHTVFRLLGIPGLEDQHRWISIPFFISYLIALLGNSLLIFIILTKRSLHEPMYLFLCMLAGADVVLSTCTVPQALAIFWFHAGEISLDCCITQLFFIHSTFISESGILLVMAFDRYIAVCYPLRYTTILTHALIGKIGVIIFLRSYGTIFPTIFLLKRLTFCKSNILPNTACKHIVLAHVSCDDIQVNIWYGLFVLMSTVVLDIVLIFFSYVLILHAVFHIPSQDAHYKTLNTCGSHVCVIILFYGPGIFTTLTQRFGHHIVPHIDVLLANVCILAPPMLNPIIYGIKTKQIQDQVVYVLFTKQK